From the genome of Bradyrhizobium sp. SZCCHNS1050, one region includes:
- the alr gene encoding alanine racemase, producing MSVPEQKPAEQPVSAVDDAVPASATGVLTIDLDALAANWRKLEKTAVPAECAGVIKADAYGCGIPQVARTLAAAGCKTFFVATLAEAKVARAALPDSAALYVLDGFFQNTGEDYAAINCRPVIGDLNELAEWDMFCRRTGWKGGAAIHVDTGMNRLGLSPIDAQGMIPRIQGGDHGITLVMSHLASAEQINSPSNARQLATFREVASVFTGVPAALAASSGIFLGAAFQFDMVRPGAALYGVNPTPEADNPMQPVAEIKARIVQLRDLARGDTVGYGGTWSARRPTKIAILSAGYADGYFRAASSNDGTRGADVIIAGQRCPIAGRISMDLIAVDVTDLPPKAARRGHFATLLGEGITVDELAHHFGTIGYEVLTNLGRRYHRIYKGGAAAAES from the coding sequence ATGAGTGTTCCCGAACAGAAACCCGCCGAGCAACCTGTCTCGGCGGTCGACGACGCTGTCCCGGCCAGCGCCACCGGCGTGCTGACCATCGATCTCGATGCGCTCGCCGCCAATTGGCGCAAACTGGAAAAGACCGCAGTGCCGGCCGAATGCGCCGGGGTGATCAAGGCCGACGCCTATGGCTGCGGCATTCCCCAGGTGGCGCGCACGCTCGCCGCGGCCGGCTGCAAGACCTTCTTCGTCGCGACGCTCGCGGAGGCAAAAGTCGCCCGCGCCGCCCTGCCGGACAGCGCCGCGCTCTACGTGCTCGACGGCTTCTTCCAGAACACCGGCGAAGACTACGCGGCGATCAACTGCCGTCCTGTCATCGGCGACCTCAACGAGCTCGCCGAATGGGACATGTTCTGCCGCCGCACCGGCTGGAAGGGCGGCGCGGCCATCCATGTCGACACCGGCATGAACCGGCTCGGCCTCAGCCCGATCGATGCGCAGGGCATGATCCCGCGCATCCAGGGCGGCGACCATGGCATCACGCTGGTGATGAGCCATCTGGCCTCCGCCGAGCAGATCAACAGCCCGTCGAACGCGCGCCAGCTCGCGACGTTCCGCGAGGTCGCCAGCGTGTTCACCGGCGTGCCCGCCGCGCTTGCCGCCTCCTCCGGCATCTTCCTCGGTGCCGCCTTCCAGTTCGACATGGTGCGTCCCGGCGCGGCGCTCTACGGCGTCAATCCGACGCCGGAGGCCGACAATCCGATGCAGCCGGTCGCCGAGATCAAGGCGCGCATCGTGCAGTTGCGCGACCTCGCGCGCGGCGACACGGTCGGCTATGGCGGCACCTGGAGCGCGCGCCGGCCGACGAAAATCGCGATCCTCTCCGCCGGCTATGCCGACGGCTACTTCCGCGCCGCCTCTTCCAACGACGGCACCCGCGGCGCCGACGTCATCATCGCCGGCCAGCGCTGCCCGATCGCAGGGCGCATCTCGATGGACCTGATCGCGGTGGATGTCACCGACCTGCCGCCGAAGGCCGCCCGCCGCGGCCACTTCGCCACGCTGCTCGGCGAGGGCATCACGGTCGACGAGCTCGCGCATCATTTCGGCACCATCGGCTACGAAGTCCTGACCAATCTCGGCCGACGCTATCACCGCATCTACAAGGGCGGTGCGGCGGCCGCGGAAAGCTGA
- a CDS encoding GNAT family protein — translation MARQPIPHPILSTARLRLRQFDPADTEAMHRCFSDPDAMRFWNHPVHTKRIESERAVRRFIDCTPSYYRFWAVAQAETDRCIGMVNYHDGHMRAKRVTIGYIVDPARQRDGIATEAVAAMLDFCFGELGLHRAQALIHPDNAASRKLAEKLGFRCEGQLRDHLRVGGEWRDDMLYALLKTDPRGWGHNA, via the coding sequence ATGGCAAGACAGCCCATCCCGCACCCGATCCTCTCGACCGCCCGCCTGCGCCTACGACAGTTCGATCCCGCTGACACCGAAGCGATGCACCGGTGCTTCAGCGATCCGGATGCGATGCGCTTCTGGAATCATCCGGTTCACACCAAACGGATCGAGAGCGAACGTGCCGTCCGCCGGTTCATCGATTGCACGCCGTCCTACTACCGGTTCTGGGCGGTGGCACAGGCCGAGACCGACCGCTGCATCGGTATGGTGAACTATCACGACGGCCACATGCGTGCGAAGCGCGTCACGATCGGCTACATCGTCGATCCTGCCCGGCAGCGCGATGGCATCGCCACCGAGGCGGTCGCTGCGATGCTCGATTTCTGCTTCGGCGAGCTCGGCCTGCACCGCGCGCAGGCGCTGATCCATCCGGACAATGCCGCGTCGCGCAAACTGGCCGAAAAGCTCGGCTTCCGCTGCGAGGGCCAGTTGCGCGACCACCTGCGCGTCGGCGGCGAATGGCGCGACGACATGCTGTATGCGTTGCTGAAGACGGATCCGCGCGGGTGGGGGCACAATGCGTAG